In Chitinibacter sp. SCUT-21, a single genomic region encodes these proteins:
- a CDS encoding integrase domain-containing protein codes for MTVAREIDRNVEICGRPVLKTCYCDERQRRKNEKLCPEKKMKKVAPADEAQQTQTSVLCRALEQHVRQGDILRQLGVVFKVFLGGAAKRDKVISHKTKEIREQTIVQAYRQLKQDGFAIKDIRNIKPKHINHLIGVWQKNNLSVATMHSRLSILRVFCEWLGKSGMIPPAAKLLPEHQAKRSYVAEKDKSWTAHEIDPEQLIRQIQQFDLYVAMQLEVIQAFGLRRKEAICFKPWQVETPEGDAIRIYSGTKGGRPRMIPIDTPQKRAVIEAAKAFVPHKQAHIADPDKTLKQNIARFGYVMLRFGITKEASGATAHGLRHQYANDRFEEFTGNTTPVRGGDGRVDEAINEARYRVSEELGHSRIKITNSYYGKFQRQG; via the coding sequence GTGACGGTGGCGCGTGAAATCGACCGAAACGTCGAAATCTGCGGGAGACCCGTTTTGAAGACTTGCTATTGCGACGAAAGACAAAGACGAAAGAACGAAAAATTATGCCCGGAGAAAAAAATGAAGAAAGTAGCACCAGCCGATGAAGCACAGCAAACCCAAACCTCAGTGTTATGCCGCGCGCTTGAACAACACGTTCGGCAAGGCGATATCCTAAGGCAATTGGGCGTTGTGTTTAAAGTGTTCTTGGGCGGTGCAGCGAAGCGGGATAAGGTCATCAGCCACAAGACAAAGGAGATTCGCGAACAAACAATCGTGCAGGCGTATAGGCAGCTCAAGCAGGATGGCTTTGCCATTAAAGACATTCGCAACATCAAGCCCAAGCACATCAACCACCTGATTGGGGTGTGGCAAAAAAATAATCTCAGTGTCGCGACGATGCACAGTCGTTTGTCGATCCTGCGGGTGTTTTGCGAGTGGTTGGGCAAGAGTGGGATGATCCCCCCTGCCGCGAAATTGCTGCCAGAACACCAAGCCAAACGAAGCTATGTCGCAGAAAAGGACAAAAGCTGGACCGCGCACGAAATCGATCCAGAACAGCTTATCCGGCAAATTCAGCAATTCGATCTCTATGTGGCGATGCAGCTGGAAGTGATTCAAGCCTTCGGTCTGCGCCGCAAAGAGGCAATCTGTTTCAAACCGTGGCAAGTGGAAACCCCAGAAGGCGATGCAATCCGCATCTACTCCGGCACAAAAGGTGGGCGGCCAAGAATGATCCCAATCGACACGCCGCAAAAGCGGGCTGTTATTGAAGCAGCAAAGGCCTTTGTGCCACACAAGCAAGCACACATAGCAGATCCAGACAAAACACTGAAACAGAATATCGCCCGATTTGGATATGTGATGCTGCGGTTTGGCATCACCAAAGAAGCCAGCGGTGCCACTGCACATGGCTTGCGACACCAATACGCGAATGACCGCTTTGAAGAGTTCACCGGAAACACCACTCCAGTGCGTGGTGGTGATGGGCGGGTGGACGAAGCGATAAACGAGGCGCGGTATCGCGTGAGCGAAGAGTTAGGCCATAGCAGGATCAAAATCACCAACAGTTACTATGGGAAATTTCAGCGCCAAGGTTGA
- a CDS encoding AAA family ATPase, which translates to MSKLTPTPTMSDPSRFGRHVAWLSYATFAILLAVVVDDVVRTGDANPFWSHLKFVAFIGFSVACAFVMALRQSSTLAGPLLSLTFWVLFVLALALNVPNLMAGLIFLAASAITSIFPKQQGVATPAAPNHQGEKARAQQPLIGVDDEEGAEEALPVFNYPAEPSKTTFAEVVGMNKTKAEMKAALDCALNEQDGRNGILLFGKPGNGKTMLANALAGEADLPIISVAFGDFASRWINQTSEQVVQLFKEARAQAPCVLFMDEIDSLIIDRSAVSSSESEAPKITNLLLTELVNTRGTGVLIVAATNYLDRLDTAAVRAGRFDFKIEIPSPDLAARRAILAETLRKDSLKRGFGSMVSGPETLDRISRRWDGFSCATLSAIAKAVVDIGKQKQAKTIDFSLWMAALRTVQGDARRLPEGTPTIEELVCNAPLRDALHALSMRLMKIEQLEDLGGSVPTGVLFYGPPGTGKTLTTRALAKSSGWAFLPTSGNALLRDPTVIDDLLEKASNLRPCIVFIDEADDALADRGHSPHTTTITNKLLSAIDGADGKIPDVVFVAATNNPHMMDSAALRGGRFTEKIGFELPNQETMLGLIQMWQKKNKIHDLGHLHDQMAAALDGQSPANAMSVLQACLNEIAIRHVSGDRSAPNWEDFQRGYVRVLGN; encoded by the coding sequence ATGTCTAAATTGACCCCTACTCCGACGATGAGTGATCCATCACGCTTTGGCCGTCATGTGGCTTGGCTGTCTTATGCTACGTTTGCCATTTTGTTGGCCGTGGTGGTGGATGATGTGGTGCGCACAGGCGATGCCAACCCTTTCTGGTCGCACTTAAAATTCGTGGCCTTTATCGGTTTCTCAGTGGCTTGTGCCTTTGTGATGGCGCTGCGCCAGAGTTCGACGTTAGCTGGCCCATTATTGAGTTTGACCTTTTGGGTTCTATTCGTTTTGGCACTGGCGTTAAATGTGCCTAACTTAATGGCAGGGCTGATCTTTTTAGCCGCGTCGGCGATCACATCCATTTTTCCAAAACAACAAGGTGTTGCTACACCAGCCGCCCCGAATCACCAAGGGGAAAAAGCCCGTGCGCAGCAACCCTTGATCGGGGTTGATGATGAAGAAGGCGCGGAGGAAGCATTGCCGGTATTTAACTATCCTGCGGAGCCATCGAAAACAACCTTTGCTGAGGTGGTCGGGATGAACAAAACCAAGGCTGAAATGAAGGCGGCTTTGGATTGCGCGCTCAATGAGCAAGATGGTCGCAATGGGATTTTGCTGTTTGGTAAGCCAGGTAACGGTAAAACCATGCTCGCCAATGCGCTGGCGGGTGAGGCTGATTTGCCGATCATTAGTGTGGCATTTGGTGATTTTGCTTCACGCTGGATTAACCAAACCTCTGAACAAGTGGTGCAGCTCTTTAAGGAAGCTCGCGCTCAAGCGCCTTGCGTCTTGTTCATGGACGAAATTGATTCCTTAATCATTGACCGCAGTGCAGTCAGTAGCTCCGAAAGTGAAGCGCCTAAGATTACCAATTTATTGTTGACCGAGCTGGTGAACACCCGTGGTACGGGCGTGTTGATTGTGGCAGCGACCAATTATTTAGATCGACTTGATACAGCGGCGGTGCGTGCTGGGCGTTTTGATTTCAAAATTGAGATTCCATCGCCCGATCTGGCGGCGCGTCGTGCGATCTTAGCGGAAACATTGCGCAAGGATTCGTTGAAGCGGGGTTTTGGTTCGATGGTGAGTGGTCCAGAAACGCTGGATCGCATTAGCCGCCGTTGGGATGGATTTTCATGTGCGACGCTGAGTGCGATTGCTAAAGCTGTGGTGGATATTGGCAAGCAGAAACAGGCTAAAACGATTGATTTTAGTTTGTGGATGGCTGCGCTGCGTACGGTGCAAGGGGATGCGCGCCGTTTGCCAGAAGGAACGCCGACCATTGAGGAATTGGTGTGCAATGCGCCATTGCGCGATGCTTTACATGCCCTCTCCATGCGCTTGATGAAAATTGAACAATTGGAAGATCTTGGTGGCTCTGTGCCGACAGGGGTTTTGTTTTACGGACCTCCGGGAACGGGTAAAACATTAACGACGCGGGCGTTGGCGAAGTCGAGTGGTTGGGCGTTTTTGCCGACATCGGGTAATGCCCTGTTGCGCGACCCGACCGTGATCGATGATCTGCTGGAAAAAGCGTCCAATTTGCGTCCGTGCATTGTGTTTATTGACGAGGCTGACGATGCGCTCGCAGATCGCGGTCACTCGCCACACACCACCACCATCACCAATAAATTGCTGTCAGCCATTGATGGTGCTGATGGCAAAATTCCTGATGTGGTTTTTGTGGCGGCGACAAATAACCCGCACATGATGGATAGCGCGGCATTACGAGGTGGTCGGTTTACCGAAAAAATTGGTTTTGAATTACCCAATCAAGAAACCATGCTCGGTTTAATTCAAATGTGGCAAAAGAAAAACAAAATCCATGACTTAGGCCATTTACACGATCAGATGGCGGCGGCCTTGGATGGTCAATCTCCCGCTAATGCGATGTCGGTCTTGCAGGCTTGCCTCAATGAGATTGCAATTCGTCATGTGAGTGGTGATCGAAGTGCGCCCAATTGGGAGGATTTTCAGCGGGGTTATGTGCGGGTTTTAGGCAATTGA
- a CDS encoding prepilin-type N-terminal cleavage/methylation domain-containing protein: protein MTCQANRRAVKFRELQKNRQTGFTLIELTVVLIIAGMIAVYAGYAEQERLQQQRVQSYAKQLDTLAKSVQSTYLVRASSKIVAGQPVPGFANPLRPTVAEMKAAGMLPSDQVTSGIFGGNFAIELQVQPTGCTPPMCDVGGIVRSSTPLLHEKGGVDEVSLGALLLTGPDYAVSTTANPARFTSAQSAWTLPNALGTAGLVAVRVGYNSSGWGAFVRTDGTTAINGNQVINGNTTLNGNTTITGAATTNNLNVSGTTTLLGAMNAQDISFRHATGTGNTTIQGQTTTNVLRANGATTLNAGLTVNGAQNNTGNLTVGGTSSFAGNATFANNATVNNRLTATTLKGDGAQVVNVQNAVRSSLANYATRATTADTAALANWANEATLVNCRGVYGATGPQNNMCDIRNRPIPTPAPVITTRTFETLGGTAQCGLSGSAGGGGGAGTAYYVTAKAECTVRYVDGVRDRMISNSRTGYYQINGRPGIPAGWFDANDQRMSNSFSCGNDIPAPAYPPECY, encoded by the coding sequence ATCACTTGTCAAGCAAATAGGAGAGCAGTCAAGTTCCGAGAACTTCAAAAAAATCGACAAACCGGCTTCACCTTAATTGAGTTGACGGTTGTACTGATTATTGCGGGCATGATTGCCGTTTACGCAGGTTATGCCGAACAAGAGCGACTGCAACAGCAACGTGTCCAGTCGTATGCCAAACAACTCGATACGCTCGCTAAATCGGTTCAGTCCACTTATTTAGTTCGCGCTTCCAGCAAAATCGTCGCTGGCCAGCCTGTACCTGGCTTTGCGAATCCGCTGCGCCCAACGGTTGCTGAAATGAAAGCCGCGGGGATGCTACCGAGTGACCAAGTCACATCAGGCATTTTTGGTGGCAACTTCGCCATTGAATTACAAGTTCAGCCAACAGGCTGCACGCCGCCCATGTGTGATGTCGGCGGGATTGTTCGCAGCTCAACCCCATTGCTGCACGAAAAAGGCGGGGTAGACGAAGTCTCGCTCGGCGCCTTGCTGCTGACCGGCCCTGATTACGCCGTATCCACCACCGCCAATCCAGCTCGGTTCACTTCCGCACAAAGCGCATGGACATTACCCAACGCGCTGGGTACAGCAGGTCTGGTCGCGGTTCGTGTTGGCTATAATTCGTCTGGGTGGGGCGCTTTTGTACGCACCGATGGCACCACCGCCATTAACGGTAACCAAGTCATTAATGGCAATACCACGCTCAATGGTAATACCACGATTACCGGCGCGGCGACCACCAACAACTTAAATGTCAGTGGCACGACCACATTGCTTGGCGCTATGAATGCGCAAGATATTTCTTTCCGCCATGCGACAGGCACGGGCAATACCACCATTCAGGGGCAAACAACCACCAATGTCTTACGAGCCAATGGCGCGACCACGCTCAATGCAGGCCTAACGGTGAATGGCGCTCAAAACAATACCGGCAATTTGACTGTGGGTGGAACATCCAGTTTTGCGGGTAATGCCACCTTTGCCAATAACGCCACCGTCAATAATCGCCTGACCGCCACCACGCTGAAAGGCGATGGTGCGCAAGTCGTGAACGTACAAAATGCCGTACGCTCGTCCTTGGCCAACTACGCTACGCGCGCGACGACGGCTGATACTGCTGCACTTGCAAATTGGGCCAACGAAGCAACACTCGTCAATTGCCGTGGTGTTTATGGTGCAACGGGGCCACAAAACAATATGTGTGACATTAGAAACCGTCCTATTCCTACGCCAGCCCCTGTCATTACAACCCGAACCTTTGAGACACTTGGGGGTACTGCACAGTGCGGCCTCAGCGGCAGCGCCGGTGGTGGTGGCGGGGCAGGTACGGCATACTATGTAACTGCTAAGGCAGAATGCACCGTGCGGTATGTTGATGGCGTACGAGATCGTATGATCTCAAATAGCCGTACTGGTTATTACCAAATAAATGGAAGACCCGGAATACCTGCTGGTTGGTTTGATGCTAACGACCAACGTATGTCCAATAGCTTCTCATGCGGAAACGATATACCTGCTCCAGCATACCCACCTGAATGCTACTAA